The Candidatus Desulfofervidus auxilii DNA segment GTTTAGGTAAAAATGCAGGGATAAAAACACCCATTAATTCTATTATTACATATCTCATTAAAGGAAAGGAGCAAATATGCAGCCAAAGAAAAAAGAGATAGTTTTATCGCGGAAACAAATTGAGCAAAAAGTGAAAGAAATAGCTACTCAAATTACTAGAGATTATGCTGGAAAGACACCTATTTTAATCGGAATATTGAAAGGGGCATTTATTTTTTTGGCTGATTTAACAAGAAATATTGAGTTACCACTTAAAGTAGATTTTGTGCGTTTAGCTAGCTATGGAGAAAAGGACTATAGCACTGGCCAAATAAAATTGATAAAAGATATAGAGTTCTCCATTAAAGGACAGGATGTCATTGTAGTTGAAGACATTGTAGATAGTGGTTATACTTTGGCTTTTTTATTAAAACATTTGGCCAAAATGAAACCTGCTTCTTTAAAGGTTTGTGCCCTGATAGACAAGCCAGAACGGAGAGAAGTGGAGGTAAAACTGGATTATGTTGGTTTTCAGGTAAGTGGCTTTTTGGTAGGTTATGGGTTAGATTATAGTGAGCAATATCGTTGTTTGCCTGATGTATACCGCCTTATTTTTTAATTAGGGATTTATCTTAATACCCAAAGCAGGTTCTAACACCTCATCCATGTTTTTTACTAAAAAGAAGTTTAGTTGTTTTTTAGCCGATTTGGGCACTTCTATTAAATCTTTGCTATTCTTCTCGGGGATAATTATATTTTTTACCTTGGCCCTAACTGCCGCTAGGACCTTTTCTTTAATTCCACCCACAGGTAAAATCCTTCCTCTTAGGGTGATTTCTCCTGTCATGGCAGTTTCTTTATTTACTGGTTTATTAATTAAGGCTGAAATTAAGGCTATGGCCATAGTAATACCAGCCGAGGGTCCGTCTTTTGGAACCCCTCCTTCTGGGACATGAATGTGGACATCAATATGCTCATAAAAGTTATCTCTTAAACCCAAACTTTCTGCCCGAGAACGGACATAACTAAGGGCAGCTTTAGCTGATTCCTGCATGACCTCTCCCATTTGGCCAGTAAGCATGAGTTTGCCTTTTCCTCTCAAAACTGTTGCCTCTACCCTTAGGATTTCCCCTCCATAAGATGTCCAGGCCAAACCAGTGGCCACCCCAACTTCATTTTCTT contains these protein-coding regions:
- the hpt gene encoding hypoxanthine phosphoribosyltransferase; amino-acid sequence: MQPKKKEIVLSRKQIEQKVKEIATQITRDYAGKTPILIGILKGAFIFLADLTRNIELPLKVDFVRLASYGEKDYSTGQIKLIKDIEFSIKGQDVIVVEDIVDSGYTLAFLLKHLAKMKPASLKVCALIDKPERREVEVKLDYVGFQVSGFLVGYGLDYSEQYRCLPDVYRLIF